The segment GCTGGTCAAGACAGATCGCCTGCGAACCGAGCTGGACTTCACACCCACGTATACGGTCGAGGACGGCATCCTGGCCTATCTGAACGACGTACGCAAACGCGAAGACATGCCGCTGGAGCCACGCTAGAGGCGACTTGGTGAAAGAGGGTTAAAGAGAGAGTGTCTATGGACTTCGGAGTTGGTTTTCAGTCGCATATTCACAACGGATGGAAACACGCCCTGCTGGCCGAGCAGATGGGGTTTACTCATGCCTGGTTTGTGGACTCGCAGATGCTCACCTCGGACGTATATGCCTGTATGGCCCTGGCCGCCGCGCAGACAAAAACGATCCGACTCGGGACCGGCGTCACTATTGTTGGGACGCGGATTCCGCCCGTCATTGCGCACTCCATTGCCACCATCAATCAGCTTGCGCCCGGTCGGGTGATTCTCGGTCTGGGCACCGGTCATACGGCCTGGCGGACCATGGACATGCCACCGGCTTCGCTTGCGGAGTTCCGACACGCGGTCGAGGTCTGCCAGGGCCTGCTCCGAGGTGAGACTGTCCCCTATCACGAGCGCGGCCGGCAGAGCCGGATTCGGTTCATGGATGTCGAGCACGGCTATATTAACACACGCGAGCGCATCCCCGTCTATCTGGCGGCCTCGCATCCCAGGGCCCAGGCCCTGGCCGGTGAGCGGGGCGACGGCCTGTTGACCCTGAGCCTGCTTTCGCCCGAGTCGCTCACCCGCAATCTGGCGGCAGTCGCACGGGGCTGGGAGGGCCGGAACGGCGGAAAACCGTCCGACTTCGGCGTGGTTACGCTCGGCATCTCCTGCGTGCTGCAAGCCGGCGAGGCCGTGAACAGTCCGCGCGTGCTGTCGCGGGTCGGCCCGCGCATTGCGGTGGCCCTGCACTATGCCTATGAAGTCGCCAAACAGGGCAAAACGGTGCCGCCTTTTTTACAGCCCTTTCTGACTCCGGACTACCAGCGCTATCTGGACGACCGCTGGGAAGACATACACGCCACGCACTCGCGCTTTCTGCATCCGGGCGAAGAGAAATTCATTACTCCCGAGGCCATTCGGTCCATGAGCCTGACCGGCTCGCGCGATGATATTCTCGAACGCCTCCATCAGCTTGAAGCCGCCGGACTCACCCAGATTGTTGTCTCACCTCCGTGGGGTCTGGTGGAAGAAAGTATCGTGGAGTTCGCCCGAGAGATTATCGGACCGTATAGAAACCAGTAGCCGAGCGTGCAGCGCGTGATTCCGCCGAGGGGTTTGGAATCAGCGACTGAAACCGCTACGTTGAGAGCCACTCTCTCGGAAGGAATGTAGATATAAATATGACGCAAGGCGAAGCGGTACGCTATGAACAGGTCGGACATATAGGTTGGCTGCGTCTCAACCGGGCGGAAAAGCTGAACGCCATGACGCCCCAGATGTGGCAGGCCTTACAGGAACTCGGTCAGACCC is part of the Gemmatimonadota bacterium genome and harbors:
- a CDS encoding LLM class flavin-dependent oxidoreductase, with the protein product MDFGVGFQSHIHNGWKHALLAEQMGFTHAWFVDSQMLTSDVYACMALAAAQTKTIRLGTGVTIVGTRIPPVIAHSIATINQLAPGRVILGLGTGHTAWRTMDMPPASLAEFRHAVEVCQGLLRGETVPYHERGRQSRIRFMDVEHGYINTRERIPVYLAASHPRAQALAGERGDGLLTLSLLSPESLTRNLAAVARGWEGRNGGKPSDFGVVTLGISCVLQAGEAVNSPRVLSRVGPRIAVALHYAYEVAKQGKTVPPFLQPFLTPDYQRYLDDRWEDIHATHSRFLHPGEEKFITPEAIRSMSLTGSRDDILERLHQLEAAGLTQIVVSPPWGLVEESIVEFAREIIGPYRNQ